In the genome of Streptomyces violaceoruber, the window AATGGGTTTCGCGATGGCGGAGCTGCTGGTGGCCGGCGGGGCCCGGGTGGTGATCACCGGCCGTTCGCAGGCCACGCTCGACGCCGCCCGGGAGCGGCTCGGCGAGAACGCGGTGGCCGTCCGGGGCGACGTGGCCTCACTGCCGGACCTGGACGCCCTCACCGACCGGGTGAAGGCCGAACTGGGCACGCTCGACGCCCTGTTCGTCAACGCGGGCATCGCGACCCTCACGCCGCTCGAATCGACGACCGAGGAGGCGTACGACGAGCTGTTCGACATCAACGTCAAGGGCGCCTGGTTCACCGTGCAGAAGCTCGCCCCGCTGCTGAACACGGGCGCCGGCGTCGTCCTCACCACCTCGGTCGCCAATGTCATCGGCATGACGGACACCAGCGTCTACGCGGCCGGGAAGGCGGCGCTGCGCTCGATGGCCCGCAGCTTCTCCCGCGAGCTGCTGCCCCGCGGCATCCGGGTCAACGCCGTCAGCCCGGGGCCCGTCGACACGGGAGCCCTGGACGCGGCGATGACCGCCGAGGAGGCCGAGCGGTTCAAGGCGGAACGGGTCGCGGACAACCCCATGCGGCGTTTCGGCACCCCCGGGGAGATCGCCCGGGCCGCCGCCTTCCTCGCCTTCGACGCCACCTACACGACCGGCGCCGAGCTGGCCGTGGACGGCGGCGCCACCCAGCTCTGAGCGAACCGGTACCAGGTCTCCTGGCGCAGGAACTCCAGCAGCGCCGTCTCCGCCGGGCCCGCGCCGGGCCGGACCGCGGCGACCACGGGCTGGGACACGGCCGGGGACACCGGACGCACCAGGTGCTCGTGGCCGGGGGGCACCGCGGAGGCCGGGACGAAGGTCACCCCGAGGCCGTGGGCGGCCCAGCGCACGGCCGTCGCCGTCTGGGAGACCCGGGCGACGGTGGTCGGGGCCAGCCCGTTCTCCCGCAGCACGTCCACCAGTACGCCGTCGAGCGCGCTGGCCGGGTCGAACCGCACCCACGGCTCCCGCTCCAGGTCCCGCAGCGCGACCCGGTCCACGGCGAGCTGCGGGTGCCCGGCCGCCAGCACCACGACGAACTCCTCGTCACCGAGGTGGTGGCCGTCGTACAGCCCCTCATCACAGGGCCCGGCCATGAGAGCGAGATCGATCACGCCTCCGCGCGCCAGCCGCTCCAGCTCGGTCGGGTTCGGCTCCTCGAAGACGGTGACCTCCAGGCGCGGGAAACGGCGGCGCAGCGCGCTCAGGGCGCCCGGCAGCTGCCGCGTGCCCAGGCCCATCTGCACCGCGACCACCAGTTCGCCCGCCAGTTCCTCGGAGCCGGCCCGCGCCGTCGCCCGCGCCCGGCGGGCCGCGTTCACCGCGATCTCCGCGTCCCGCAGGAAGGCGCGGCCGGCCACGGTGGGCACCAGACCGGTGGGGGTGCGGGAGAACAGCTCCACGCCGAGGTCCCGCTCCAGGCCGCGGATCTGCTGGGACACCGAGGGCTGGGCGACGCGCAGCGCCTCGGCCGCGGCCGTCACCGAGCCCTCCTCGGCGACGGCCAGGGCGTACTCGAACTGCCTCAGACTCATCGCTCCCGCTCCCTCTCCCGCTCCTTCGTCACGGCGGGGCCGCGGTCCGTGCCACGGCCCCGCCGCAAGGGTAGGCGAGCGCGGGTGCGAGCCGTCGCCGTCAGCCCACGCTCACCGCGCTCCACGCCGCGCCGACCGCGGCGTACTCGGTACTGCGGGTGCCGTACAGGTCACCGGCCGCGCTCAGGGTGGCGGCGCGGGCGCCCGCGTAGTCGGTGGACGAGGTCATGTAGACGGTCAGCGCCCGGTACCAGATGTCGCCGAGCTTGTCCCGGCCGATCCCCGAGACCGTGGAGCCGTCGCAGGTCGGGGAGTCGTACGCCACGCCGCCCACGGTCCGCGCGCCGCTGCCCTCGGCCAGCAGGTAGGCGAAGTGGTTGGCGACGCCGGAGGAGTAGTGGACGTCCAGGTCGCCCAGCGAGGTGCTCCAGCAGTCGGCCGAGCTGCCGTCCCTGCTCGGCCGGTCCAGGTACCGCAGGGCGTTGCGGCCGAAGCCGTCCCGGACGACCTTCTCGCCGATCAGGTAGTCCCCGGGGTCGGCGGAGTTGTCCGCGTGCCACTCCACCAGGGCGCCGAAGATGTCGGAGGTCGCCTCGTTCAGGCCGCCCGGCTCGCCCGAGTACGTCAGCGCCGCCGTCTTCGACGTCACCCCGTGCGACATCTCGTGCCCGGCGACGTCCAGCGAGACCAGCGGCCCGAAGGCCGTCCCGTCACCGTCGCCGTACGTCATGCAGAAGCAGCCGTCGTCCCAGAAGGCGTTGTTGTACCGGGTGCCGTAGTGCACGCGGTTGTACGAGCCCTTGCCGTCGCCCGCGATGCCGCGGCGCCCGTGGACGTCCTCGTAGTAGTCCCAGGTGGCGTCCGTGCCGTACTGCGCGTCCACCGCGGCCGACGCGCGGTCGTCCGCGGCCCCCGTGCCCCAGTGGTTGTCGGCGTCGGTGAACGGCGTCGCGGGCGCCCGCACCAGGCAGACGGTGAGGAGGCACAGGTCGGTCCGGTTCTCCGCGTCACCCGTGTACGTGCCGCCGCGCGTCGGGTCCTCGAGCCGGTACGACGACCCGGACGGCGTCGTCTCCAGCGGCACCGTGCCCCCGTACAGCGACTTCCCGTCGCCGGACGCCGACTCGACGGTGTCCCAGGCGTCGATGCGGGCGCCCGTGCCCGCGTCGGTCAGCACGGTGCGCGCGACCGGGTTGCCGAGGGAGTCCAGCGCCGCCGCGTCGGTCCGCCAGGCCAGCCTCGGGGTGCCGTGCAGGGCGTCGACGACCAGCTCCGGCCGGGCGGTGAGCTTCTTCAGCAGCTCGCCCGGATTGGCCGCGCGCAACGCGTTCGAGGCCAGGTCGGCGGCCTTGGGTGCCGACAGCTTCGGCACGACGGTGGGCAGGGAGAGCGGGGTGTCCGTCGCGCGGTCGGCGCCGCGGAAGTCGCCGTCGGGAGCGAGGTGGACCACGAAGTCACCGCCCAGGACGGGGAGTTCGCGGTAGGTGCGGTCGTAGCGGACGTGCTGGGTACCGTCCCCGTCGACGATGACGTCGCGGACCTCGGTGTCCTGGTCGTCCGTCAGGCCCAGGGCGGCGGCGTGCTCCGACAGGGCGGCCGCGGCGTGGTCGAGGGCCGTGGCCGGGGTCGGGCGGCCGGCGGCCGCGGCGCCGGGGGCGAGGGCGGCGATCAGCAGGGTCGCGGTGGTGGCGGCGGTACCGGCCAGGGCGAGACGGCAACCCCTGACGTGCGGCATTCGGCTCATCGATCTCCTCGGGACGGGCGCGCTCTCGGCACGCCTGCGGGCGCTGGTGCTGACTCGGATTCAAGAATCCGGGACATGACATGTCCATAGCGCTCACGTGGAGATCATGGGAGGAGAGGATGACGCCGCTAGGACGTCACCGTTTCCACCCGCACCGCACACACCTTGAACTCCGGCATCCGCGAAGTCGGGTCCAGGGCCGGGTTGGTCAGGGTGTTGGCGCGGCCCTCGCCCGGCCAGTGGAACGGCATGAACACCGTGTCGGGCCGGATGCCGGTGGTGATGCGGGCCGGTGCCACCGCCCGCCCTCGCCGGGACACCACCGCCAGCGGGTCGCCGTCGGCCGCCCCCAGCCGTGCCGCGAGCCGCGGGTGCAGCTCCACGAACGGGCCCGGCGCGGCGGCGTTCAGCTCGGCCACCCGCCGGGTCTGCGCCCCGGACTGGTACTGCGACACGACCCGCCCGGTGGTCAGCAGCACGGGGTACTCGTCGTCCGGCTCCTCTGCGCTCGGCCGGTGCGTCACGGGCGCGAACCGGGCCCGGCCGTCGTCGGTGGCGAACCGGTCGAGGAAGAGGCGCGGGGTGCCGGGGTGGGGCGCGACGCGGAGCCCGGCGCCGGCGTCGCTGCTGCCGCTGCTGCCGCTGCCCGTCTCGGTGCTCATGCCGCTGCCGGTGCCCGTGGCGGTGCGGGGGTCCCTGCCAATGCCGGCGTCGGTGCTGCCGCTGCCGGTGTCCGTGCTCATGCCGCTGGCGGTGCCCGTGCCGGTGCGGGTGCGGGTGTCCGTGCCGGTGCCGGGGTCGGCGGTGTGTGTGTCGTCGGCCGCGGGTTGCGCCGGGCACGGCCAGAAGACGCCGTTCTCCTCCGCCAGCCGCCGGTAGTCGATCCCGGAGTAGTCCGCCGGGCCGCCCGCGCTCGCCCGCCGCAGCTCCTCGAAGACCTCCTCGGGATCGGTCGGGAACCCCTTCTCCACGCCGAGCCGCCCGGCCAGCCCGTGCAGCACCTCCAGATCGCCGCGCACCCCGTCCGGCGGCGTGATCGCGCGCCGCCGCAGCAGCACCCGTCCCTCCAGACTCGTCGTGGTCCCCGTCTCCTCCGCCCACTGGGTCACCGGCAGGACGACGTCCGCCAGTTCCGCCGTCTCGGAGAGCACCACGTCGCACACCGCCAGGAAGTCCAGCGACCGCAGCCGCCCCTCGACGTGCGCGGCCCGGGGCGCGGACACGACCGGGTTGGACCCCATCACCAGCAGCGACCTGACGTCCGTCCCCAGCGCGTCCAGCAGCTCGTACGCGCTGCGCCCCGGCCCCGGCAGCGCGTCGGGGTCCACGCCCCACACCTCGGCCACGTGCCGCCGCGCAGCCGGGTCGGTCAGCTTGCGGTAGCCCGGCAACTGGTCCGCCTTCTGGCCGTGTTCGCGCCCGCCCTGCCCGTTGCCCTGCCCGGTCAGACAGCCGTACCCGGACAGCGGCCGCCCGGCCCGCCCGGTCGCCAGGCACAGGTTGATCCACGCGCCCACCGTGTCCGTGCCCTTGGCCTGCTGCTCGGGCCCGCGCGCGGTGAGCACCATCGCCGCCTCG includes:
- a CDS encoding molybdopterin oxidoreductase family protein; translated protein: MQNTGTRTPATTPTHCPYCALQCGMNLTPVEGGTVEVSERTDFPVNRGALCGKGRTAAAVLAPGARLTSPLVRSGDGALVPAGWDEALDRIAGNLERTRARYGADALGVFGGGGLTNEKAYALGKFARVVLGTSQIDYNGRFCMSSAAAAGTRAFGLDRGLPFPLEDVPRTGCVILVGSNPAETMPPSLRYFTELRENGGTLIVVDPRRTKTAEQADLHLAPRPGTDLALALGMLHLVVAEGRVDEAYVEERTSGWEEARAAAMAHWPEYVERITGVSVPELREAVRLFCAPEAAMVLTARGPEQQAKGTDTVGAWINLCLATGRAGRPLSGYGCLTGQGNGQGGREHGQKADQLPGYRKLTDPAARRHVAEVWGVDPDALPGPGRSAYELLDALGTDVRSLLVMGSNPVVSAPRAAHVEGRLRSLDFLAVCDVVLSETAELADVVLPVTQWAEETGTTTSLEGRVLLRRRAITPPDGVRGDLEVLHGLAGRLGVEKGFPTDPEEVFEELRRASAGGPADYSGIDYRRLAEENGVFWPCPAQPAADDTHTADPGTGTDTRTRTGTGTASGMSTDTGSGSTDAGIGRDPRTATGTGSGMSTETGSGSSGSSDAGAGLRVAPHPGTPRLFLDRFATDDGRARFAPVTHRPSAEEPDDEYPVLLTTGRVVSQYQSGAQTRRVAELNAAAPGPFVELHPRLAARLGAADGDPLAVVSRRGRAVAPARITTGIRPDTVFMPFHWPGEGRANTLTNPALDPTSRMPEFKVCAVRVETVTS
- a CDS encoding SDR family oxidoreductase, which translates into the protein MGMYSNRNAVITGGGSGMGFAMAELLVAGGARVVITGRSQATLDAARERLGENAVAVRGDVASLPDLDALTDRVKAELGTLDALFVNAGIATLTPLESTTEEAYDELFDINVKGAWFTVQKLAPLLNTGAGVVLTTSVANVIGMTDTSVYAAGKAALRSMARSFSRELLPRGIRVNAVSPGPVDTGALDAAMTAEEAERFKAERVADNPMRRFGTPGEIARAAAFLAFDATYTTGAELAVDGGATQL
- a CDS encoding M4 family metallopeptidase, with the translated sequence MSRMPHVRGCRLALAGTAATTATLLIAALAPGAAAAGRPTPATALDHAAAALSEHAAALGLTDDQDTEVRDVIVDGDGTQHVRYDRTYRELPVLGGDFVVHLAPDGDFRGADRATDTPLSLPTVVPKLSAPKAADLASNALRAANPGELLKKLTARPELVVDALHGTPRLAWRTDAAALDSLGNPVARTVLTDAGTGARIDAWDTVESASGDGKSLYGGTVPLETTPSGSSYRLEDPTRGGTYTGDAENRTDLCLLTVCLVRAPATPFTDADNHWGTGAADDRASAAVDAQYGTDATWDYYEDVHGRRGIAGDGKGSYNRVHYGTRYNNAFWDDGCFCMTYGDGDGTAFGPLVSLDVAGHEMSHGVTSKTAALTYSGEPGGLNEATSDIFGALVEWHADNSADPGDYLIGEKVVRDGFGRNALRYLDRPSRDGSSADCWSTSLGDLDVHYSSGVANHFAYLLAEGSGARTVGGVAYDSPTCDGSTVSGIGRDKLGDIWYRALTVYMTSSTDYAGARAATLSAAGDLYGTRSTEYAAVGAAWSAVSVG
- a CDS encoding LysR family transcriptional regulator, which codes for MSLRQFEYALAVAEEGSVTAAAEALRVAQPSVSQQIRGLERDLGVELFSRTPTGLVPTVAGRAFLRDAEIAVNAARRARATARAGSEELAGELVVAVQMGLGTRQLPGALSALRRRFPRLEVTVFEEPNPTELERLARGGVIDLALMAGPCDEGLYDGHHLGDEEFVVVLAAGHPQLAVDRVALRDLEREPWVRFDPASALDGVLVDVLRENGLAPTTVARVSQTATAVRWAAHGLGVTFVPASAVPPGHEHLVRPVSPAVSQPVVAAVRPGAGPAETALLEFLRQETWYRFAQSWVAPPSTASSAPVV